Proteins co-encoded in one Lacerta agilis isolate rLacAgi1 chromosome 6, rLacAgi1.pri, whole genome shotgun sequence genomic window:
- the LOC117048128 gene encoding very-long-chain enoyl-CoA reductase-like isoform X3, translated as MGSRITFFEVEILDWKTKQQLCFLEKVEPNATISDIRLMFHKLYPQWYPSRQSIRLDPKGKSLRDEEALQLLPVGTTATLYFKDLGPQIGWTMVFLIEYTGPLFIYFAFYFRMPFIYGLDDRFSSSRHPVVNLACICHSFHYIKRLIETIFVHRFSHGTMPLRNIVKNCFYYWGFAAWLAYYINHPLYTPPSYGQKQVNLALIMFLTCEAGNFSIHVALSNLRRDGKRSKTSKIPYPTKNPFTWLFYFVSCPNYTYELGTWIGFTIMTQCVPVGLFTFLCFIQMSVWAKDKHCTYIREFKDYPSLRMSIIPFLL; from the exons ATGGGCAGCAGGATTACTTTCTTCGAG GTTGAAATCCTTGATTGGAAGACAAAGCAACAATTATGCTTTCTGGAAAAG GTTGAGCCAAATGCTACAATAAGTGATATCAGGCTAATGTTCCATAAATTAT ATCCTCAGTGGTATCCCTCAAGGCAGTCTATAAGGCTTGATCCCA AAGGAAAATCACTGAGGGATGAAGAAGCCCTTCAGCTGCTTCCTGTTGGCACAACCGCTACGCTCTATTTTAAAGATTTAGGGCCCCAAATAGGATGGACAATG gtATTCTTGATAGAATATACGGGCCCATTGTTCATCTATTTTGCGTTTTATTTCCGTATGCCTTTTATCTATGGCCTGGATGACAGGTTTTCCTCGAGCCGGCACCCCGTAGTTAA CTTGGCATGTATCTGCCATTCTTTCCACTACATCAAAAGGTTGATTGAAACAATATTTGTTCATCGGTTCTCCCATGGGACTATGCCACTGAGGAATATTGTTAAG aattGTTTCTATTACTGGGGATTCGCTGCCTGGCTTGCTTATTATATCAACCATCCTCTTTACACACCGCCCT CTTATGGACAAAAGCAGGTCAACCTCGCTTTGATCATGTTCCTG ACATGTGAAGCTGGAAACTTTTCTATCCATGTTGCACTTAGTAATTTGAGAAGAGATGGTAAAA GATCCAAGACCAGTAAGATCCCTTATCCGACGAAGAATCCTTTCACAtggctgttttattttgtgtCCTGCCCTAACTATACCTATGAG CTGGGGACATGGATTGGTTTTACTATCATGACTCAATGCGTTCCAG TGGGACTCTTCACCTTTCTTTGTTTCATTCAGATGTCAGTCTGGGCAAAAGATAAACACTGCACCTATATACGAGAGTTTAAGGATTATCCTAGTCTTAGAATGTCTATCATTCCTTTCTTACTGTAA
- the LOC117048128 gene encoding very-long-chain enoyl-CoA reductase-like isoform X4: MGSRITFFEVEILDWKTKQQLCFLEKVEPNATISDIRLMFHKLYPQWYPSRQSIRLDPKGKSLRDEEALQLLPVGTTATLYFKDLGPQIGWTMVFLIEYTGPLFIYFAFYFRMPFIYGLDDRFSSSRHPVVNLACICHSFHYIKRLIETIFVHRFSHGTMPLRNIVKNCFYYWGFAAWLAYYINHPLYTPPSYGQKQVNLALIMFLTCEAGNFSIHVALSNLRRDGKRSKTSKIPYPTKNPFTWLFYFVSCPNYTYEFCIFFTITAGDMDWFYYHDSMRSSGTLHLSLFHSDVSLGKR; the protein is encoded by the exons ATGGGCAGCAGGATTACTTTCTTCGAG GTTGAAATCCTTGATTGGAAGACAAAGCAACAATTATGCTTTCTGGAAAAG GTTGAGCCAAATGCTACAATAAGTGATATCAGGCTAATGTTCCATAAATTAT ATCCTCAGTGGTATCCCTCAAGGCAGTCTATAAGGCTTGATCCCA AAGGAAAATCACTGAGGGATGAAGAAGCCCTTCAGCTGCTTCCTGTTGGCACAACCGCTACGCTCTATTTTAAAGATTTAGGGCCCCAAATAGGATGGACAATG gtATTCTTGATAGAATATACGGGCCCATTGTTCATCTATTTTGCGTTTTATTTCCGTATGCCTTTTATCTATGGCCTGGATGACAGGTTTTCCTCGAGCCGGCACCCCGTAGTTAA CTTGGCATGTATCTGCCATTCTTTCCACTACATCAAAAGGTTGATTGAAACAATATTTGTTCATCGGTTCTCCCATGGGACTATGCCACTGAGGAATATTGTTAAG aattGTTTCTATTACTGGGGATTCGCTGCCTGGCTTGCTTATTATATCAACCATCCTCTTTACACACCGCCCT CTTATGGACAAAAGCAGGTCAACCTCGCTTTGATCATGTTCCTG ACATGTGAAGCTGGAAACTTTTCTATCCATGTTGCACTTAGTAATTTGAGAAGAGATGGTAAAA GATCCAAGACCAGTAAGATCCCTTATCCGACGAAGAATCCTTTCACAtggctgttttattttgtgtCCTGCCCTAACTATACCTATGAG TTTTGCATTTTCTTCACCATTACAGCTGGGGACATGGATTGGTTTTACTATCATGACTCAATGCGTTCCAG TGGGACTCTTCACCTTTCTTTGTTTCATTCAGATGTCAGTCTGGGCAAAAGATAA
- the LOC117048128 gene encoding very-long-chain enoyl-CoA reductase-like isoform X6, with protein MGSRITFFEVEILDWKTKQQLCFLEKVEPNATISDIRLMFHKLYPQWYPSRQSIRLDPKGKSLRDEEALQLLPVGTTATLYFKDLGPQIGWTMVFLIEYTGPLFIYFAFYFRMPFIYGLDDRFSSSRHPVVNLACICHSFHYIKRLIETIFVHRFSHGTMPLRNIVKNCFYYWGFAAWLAYYINHPLYTPPSYGQKQVNLALIMFLTCEAGNFSIHVALSNLRRDGKRSKTSKIPYPTKNPFTWLFYFVSCPNYTYEFCIFFTITAGDMDWFYYHDSMRSR; from the exons ATGGGCAGCAGGATTACTTTCTTCGAG GTTGAAATCCTTGATTGGAAGACAAAGCAACAATTATGCTTTCTGGAAAAG GTTGAGCCAAATGCTACAATAAGTGATATCAGGCTAATGTTCCATAAATTAT ATCCTCAGTGGTATCCCTCAAGGCAGTCTATAAGGCTTGATCCCA AAGGAAAATCACTGAGGGATGAAGAAGCCCTTCAGCTGCTTCCTGTTGGCACAACCGCTACGCTCTATTTTAAAGATTTAGGGCCCCAAATAGGATGGACAATG gtATTCTTGATAGAATATACGGGCCCATTGTTCATCTATTTTGCGTTTTATTTCCGTATGCCTTTTATCTATGGCCTGGATGACAGGTTTTCCTCGAGCCGGCACCCCGTAGTTAA CTTGGCATGTATCTGCCATTCTTTCCACTACATCAAAAGGTTGATTGAAACAATATTTGTTCATCGGTTCTCCCATGGGACTATGCCACTGAGGAATATTGTTAAG aattGTTTCTATTACTGGGGATTCGCTGCCTGGCTTGCTTATTATATCAACCATCCTCTTTACACACCGCCCT CTTATGGACAAAAGCAGGTCAACCTCGCTTTGATCATGTTCCTG ACATGTGAAGCTGGAAACTTTTCTATCCATGTTGCACTTAGTAATTTGAGAAGAGATGGTAAAA GATCCAAGACCAGTAAGATCCCTTATCCGACGAAGAATCCTTTCACAtggctgttttattttgtgtCCTGCCCTAACTATACCTATGAG TTTTGCATTTTCTTCACCATTACAGCTGGGGACATGGATTGGTTTTACTATCATGACTCAATGCGTTCCAG